From a single Alloactinosynnema sp. L-07 genomic region:
- a CDS encoding sugar ABC transporter substrate-binding protein: MRFARSLALLMATATVASACSAEVAAGPAGSVSLLVFGDPNELAAYRELEAAYELAVPGADLRLIEASDRKDLITKLSTSISGGNPPDLFLMNYRFYGQFAKRDAIEPVQERLDQSKAIRAADFYPQALSAFQIDGKQLCMPQNVSSLVVYYNRTLFAKYGIAEPKPGWGWPDMVATAAGLTRDANGDVAKGADPDAAPGTPAPTGPPPATYGLGVSPEVIRLAPFVWSNGGTLFDDERRPTRFALDGPAIEALSEFIDLRGRHGVVPTDQEVESEDDEARFAAGKLGMLMSSRRSTTTFRKITGFEWDVAPLPVHKSPATVLHSDAYCVTKGSKNKSGAWRFVEYALGKEGAAIMARTGRTVPSTVEVSRSPAFLDATKPPRSAAVFLDSIATIRATPTISTWPEIEDVANGILENALYYGHQPQEVARQLDEQTRSLFERGR; the protein is encoded by the coding sequence ATGAGATTCGCGCGCTCGCTGGCACTGCTCATGGCGACGGCGACCGTGGCGTCGGCCTGCTCGGCCGAGGTGGCCGCTGGACCAGCCGGGTCGGTGAGCCTGCTGGTCTTCGGCGACCCCAACGAGCTGGCCGCGTACCGCGAACTCGAGGCCGCCTACGAGCTCGCGGTGCCCGGCGCGGACCTGCGGCTGATCGAGGCGAGCGACCGCAAGGACCTGATCACCAAGCTGTCCACGTCGATCTCCGGCGGCAACCCGCCGGACCTGTTCCTGATGAACTACCGGTTCTACGGCCAGTTCGCCAAGCGCGACGCCATCGAGCCGGTGCAGGAGCGGCTCGACCAGTCCAAGGCGATCCGTGCCGCGGACTTCTACCCGCAGGCGCTGTCGGCGTTCCAGATCGACGGCAAGCAGCTGTGCATGCCGCAGAACGTGTCCAGCCTGGTCGTGTACTACAACCGGACCCTGTTCGCCAAGTACGGCATCGCCGAGCCGAAGCCGGGCTGGGGCTGGCCCGACATGGTGGCCACCGCGGCCGGGCTGACCCGCGACGCCAACGGCGACGTGGCCAAGGGCGCCGACCCGGACGCCGCGCCGGGCACCCCCGCGCCAACCGGTCCGCCTCCGGCCACCTACGGCCTCGGCGTGTCCCCCGAGGTCATCCGGCTCGCGCCGTTCGTGTGGTCCAACGGCGGCACCCTGTTCGACGATGAGCGGCGGCCGACCCGGTTCGCCTTGGACGGTCCGGCGATCGAGGCGCTGTCGGAGTTCATCGACCTGCGCGGCCGCCACGGCGTCGTGCCCACAGACCAGGAGGTGGAGAGCGAGGACGACGAGGCCAGGTTCGCCGCGGGCAAACTCGGCATGCTGATGTCGTCGCGCCGCTCGACCACCACCTTCCGCAAGATCACCGGCTTCGAGTGGGACGTGGCGCCGCTGCCGGTGCACAAGTCCCCCGCCACCGTCCTGCACAGCGACGCGTACTGCGTCACGAAGGGCTCGAAGAACAAGTCCGGCGCCTGGCGGTTCGTGGAGTACGCGCTGGGCAAGGAAGGCGCCGCGATCATGGCGAGGACCGGCCGGACCGTTCCGTCCACTGTGGAGGTTTCCCGGTCGCCCGCGTTCCTCGACGCGACCAAGCCGCCGCGCAGCGCCGCGGTGTTCCTCGACTCCATCGCCACGATCCGGGCCACCCCGACGATCTCGACGTGGCCGGAGATCGAGGACGTGGCCAACGGCATCCTGGAGAACGCCCTCTACTACGGCCACCAGCCCCAGGAAGTCGCGCGTCAACTAGACGAGCAGACCAGGTCACTGTTCGAGCGCGGACGATGA
- a CDS encoding ABC transporter ATP-binding protein, which produces MSLDLESVRAAHGGTETLSGIDLTAAKGELLVLLGPSGAGKSTLLRVIAGLHPTAAGVVRIAGRDVTALSPGERDVSMVFQSYALFPHLSVIDNIGFGLRARGVSRTEARRRSQEAATVAGCDQVLPRRPDQLSGGERQRVALARALVREPALFLLDEPLSNLDAESRVRTRVELRALHDRVGATMVHVTHDQTEALAIADRIAVLHDGRIEQIGTPDEIWRRPATTFVAGFVGSPAMNLLPGDGPWRVPGGHRIGIRPEAVRLAATGSGHAATVTGMEVIGEDAWVRLRIGDHPLVARVPASSRPEPGAAVVANATDADLHAFDVDGKRVP; this is translated from the coding sequence ATGAGCCTGGATCTGGAGTCCGTGCGCGCGGCCCACGGTGGCACCGAGACACTCAGCGGCATCGACCTGACGGCGGCGAAAGGCGAGCTGCTGGTGCTGCTGGGGCCGTCCGGCGCGGGCAAGTCCACGCTGCTGCGGGTGATCGCGGGCCTGCACCCGACCGCGGCGGGCGTCGTGCGCATCGCGGGCCGGGACGTCACCGCGCTGAGCCCCGGCGAGCGCGACGTGTCGATGGTGTTCCAGTCCTACGCGCTGTTCCCGCACTTGAGCGTGATCGACAACATCGGGTTCGGCCTCCGCGCCCGCGGCGTCAGCCGGACCGAGGCGCGTCGGCGATCGCAGGAGGCCGCCACCGTGGCGGGGTGTGATCAGGTGCTCCCCCGCAGACCGGACCAGCTCTCCGGCGGCGAACGCCAACGCGTCGCACTGGCCAGGGCGCTGGTGCGCGAGCCCGCACTGTTCCTACTGGACGAGCCATTGTCCAATTTGGACGCCGAGTCGAGAGTGCGGACCAGAGTGGAACTCCGCGCCCTGCACGACCGGGTCGGGGCGACGATGGTGCACGTCACCCACGACCAGACCGAGGCCCTGGCCATCGCCGACCGGATAGCGGTACTGCACGACGGCCGGATCGAGCAGATCGGCACCCCCGACGAGATCTGGCGGCGACCCGCCACCACCTTCGTCGCGGGTTTCGTCGGCTCCCCCGCGATGAACCTCCTGCCCGGCGACGGCCCGTGGCGGGTTCCCGGCGGCCACCGGATCGGCATCCGGCCGGAGGCCGTACGACTGGCGGCTACCGGCTCTGGGCACGCCGCGACGGTCACGGGGATGGAGGTGATCGGCGAGGACGCGTGGGTCCGCCTGCGCATCGGCGACCACCCGCTGGTCGCCCGGGTCCCCGCGAGTTCTCGCCCGGAACCCGGCGCGGCGGTGGTGGCGAACGCTACGGACGCCGACCTGCACGCGTTCGACGTCGACGGAAAGCGGGTCCCTTAG
- a CDS encoding carbohydrate ABC transporter permease produces the protein MLAPYLVGLVLLVLGPSLVTFALAFADYDLIGAVEWVGVANFVELAGSPAFHAALSNSLGFAAVAVPLRLLLAFGLALLLYRRAPGVGTARTAVTLPAAVPEVAYGLLWLWLLNPMYGPINQILRTFAEPDSIPNWLTDPTDARAGIILMSLFTIGETFIVLLVARRAVPAEVYEMAAIEGATGWYLLRRVTLPLMAPVLGLLLLRDTILSFQFSFVPALVVTEGGPPPYATTYLPLFVYRNAFEYLRYGYAAAATLVMLLCTGAAVFLQWRLIRRYHARYTTHR, from the coding sequence ATGCTCGCGCCGTACCTGGTCGGGCTTGTGCTGCTGGTGCTGGGCCCGTCCCTGGTCACCTTCGCCCTCGCGTTCGCCGACTACGACCTGATCGGCGCCGTCGAGTGGGTCGGTGTCGCCAACTTCGTCGAACTGGCGGGCAGTCCCGCCTTTCACGCCGCCCTGTCCAACTCGCTGGGGTTCGCCGCGGTCGCCGTGCCGCTCCGGCTGTTGCTCGCGTTCGGGTTGGCCCTGCTGCTGTACCGCCGCGCCCCCGGCGTGGGGACCGCGCGGACCGCGGTCACCCTGCCCGCCGCCGTGCCGGAGGTCGCCTACGGGCTGTTATGGCTGTGGCTGCTGAACCCCATGTACGGCCCGATCAACCAGATCCTGCGCACCTTCGCCGAGCCCGACTCGATCCCCAACTGGCTCACCGACCCGACCGACGCGCGCGCCGGAATCATCCTGATGAGTCTGTTCACCATCGGTGAGACGTTCATCGTCCTGCTCGTCGCCCGCCGCGCGGTGCCCGCGGAGGTCTATGAGATGGCCGCCATCGAGGGCGCCACCGGCTGGTACCTCCTGCGTCGGGTGACGCTGCCGCTGATGGCGCCGGTGCTCGGGTTGCTGCTGCTGCGGGACACGATCTTGAGCTTCCAGTTCTCGTTCGTCCCCGCACTCGTGGTCACCGAGGGTGGCCCACCGCCCTACGCCACCACGTACCTGCCGCTCTTCGTCTACCGCAACGCCTTCGAGTACCTACGGTACGGCTACGCGGCGGCCGCGACCCTGGTCATGCTCCTGTGCACGGGTGCGGCGGTGTTCCTCCAGTGGCGCCTGATCCGCCGGTATCACGCCCGCTACACCACCCACCGGTAA